A genomic region of Caldicellulosiruptor acetigenus contains the following coding sequences:
- a CDS encoding HypC/HybG/HupF family hydrogenase formation chaperone, whose translation MCLGYPAKVVEILEDGKKAIVDYLGLKKTVNVSLIKEVAVGDYLLIHSGVAIEKIDEKEAEEIEKLFGEVRDANS comes from the coding sequence ATGTGTTTAGGGTATCCTGCAAAGGTAGTCGAAATTTTAGAAGATGGCAAGAAAGCTATTGTTGACTATTTAGGTTTGAAGAAAACTGTAAATGTGTCTCTAATAAAAGAAGTGGCTGTGGGTGATTATTTACTTATTCACTCAGGAGTTGCAATTGAAAAAATAGATGAAAAAGAAGCCGAGGAAATAGAAAAACTTTTTGGTGAGGTAAGAGATGCAAACTCTTGA
- a CDS encoding NADH-quinone oxidoreductase subunit C produces MLQNLKELQKEDLRKEVLALKADGYRFVTATCVDLGDGRFDIIYHFDKDYQVTNIRVTIASEEKVPSISDIYFAAVFVENEIKDLFGIEFENLLIDYEGKFMITEDLESPMRKKPVVKVKKGE; encoded by the coding sequence ATGTTGCAAAATCTTAAAGAACTTCAGAAAGAGGATTTGAGGAAAGAAGTTTTAGCCTTAAAAGCAGATGGGTATAGATTTGTTACTGCAACATGTGTTGATTTGGGCGATGGAAGGTTTGATATAATCTATCATTTTGATAAGGATTACCAAGTAACAAATATAAGAGTTACTATAGCATCTGAAGAAAAAGTTCCTTCTATTTCGGACATATATTTTGCAGCTGTGTTTGTTGAAAATGAGATAAAAGATTTGTTTGGCATAGAATTTGAAAATCTTTTGATTGATTACGAAGGAAAGTTCATGATAACAGAAGATTTAGAATCTCCTATGCGCAAAAAGCCAGTGGTAAAAGTGAAGAAAGGAGAGTAA
- a CDS encoding 4Fe-4S binding protein, producing MFGMLRNVFDNLFSKPATRLYPKEKRPFFKDTRGSLEIEIEKCIFCGICQRKCPSNAIVVDRNSRTWQLNQYKCVLCNVCVESCPKKCLISKEQFNVPTTYKEFYIKKQEVKDEVQPKAQAAATNS from the coding sequence ATGTTTGGGATGCTTAGAAATGTTTTTGATAACCTGTTTTCAAAGCCTGCAACAAGGCTTTATCCGAAGGAAAAGAGGCCATTTTTTAAAGATACAAGAGGAAGCCTTGAGATAGAGATAGAGAAATGTATCTTTTGTGGTATTTGCCAGAGAAAATGTCCTTCAAATGCGATAGTGGTGGATAGAAACTCAAGGACATGGCAGCTAAATCAGTACAAGTGCGTGCTCTGCAATGTATGTGTTGAGTCCTGTCCTAAAAAGTGTTTAATTTCAAAAGAGCAATTTAACGTTCCAACCACTTATAAAGAGTTTTACATCAAAAAGCAGGAAGTAAAAGATGAAGTGCAGCCAAAGGCGCAGGCTGCTGCAACTAATAGTTAA
- a CDS encoding 4Fe-4S dicluster domain-containing protein yields the protein MKLKIEYDKCKSCGLCVEICPKKILYIDRSRINKKGYNPVEVKDQNSCIGCGSCYKVCPDIVFEVGE from the coding sequence TTGAAGCTCAAAATCGAGTATGATAAGTGCAAAAGTTGTGGACTTTGCGTGGAAATCTGCCCAAAGAAAATCTTGTATATTGACAGGAGCAGAATAAACAAAAAAGGGTATAATCCTGTTGAAGTAAAAGACCAAAACTCATGTATTGGCTGTGGAAGCTGCTATAAGGTTTGTCCTGATATAGTGTTTGAGGTAGGTGAGTAG
- a CDS encoding NADH-quinone oxidoreductase subunit B family protein, translated as MLFRKALKKSPWIVHYDCNSCNGCDIEILATLTPVYDVERFGIINVGNPKHADILVVSGSVNHRNARVLKTIYEQMPHPKAVVAIGACACSGGIFKECYNTLGGADTVVPVDVYVPGCAPRPEAIMEGILKAAQLLEEKKKNMKKGEILNVAKS; from the coding sequence GTGTTATTCAGAAAGGCATTGAAAAAGTCTCCATGGATTGTTCACTATGATTGTAACAGCTGCAATGGCTGTGATATAGAAATACTGGCAACGTTAACACCTGTATATGACGTTGAGAGATTTGGAATTATAAATGTAGGTAATCCCAAACATGCTGATATATTAGTTGTATCAGGATCTGTCAACCACAGAAACGCAAGAGTTTTAAAGACAATCTATGAACAGATGCCGCATCCAAAAGCTGTTGTAGCAATTGGAGCATGTGCGTGCTCTGGCGGGATATTCAAAGAATGTTACAATACCCTTGGCGGTGCTGATACAGTTGTTCCTGTTGATGTGTATGTTCCTGGGTGTGCGCCACGGCCGGAGGCTATCATGGAAGGAATATTAAAGGCTGCACAGCTTTTAGAAGAGAAGAAAAAGAATATGAAAAAGGGTGAGATTTTGAATGTTGCAAAATCTTAA
- the hypF gene encoding carbamoyltransferase HypF has protein sequence MKRYRFIFKGLVQGVGFRPFIYSIARKLGLTGFVKNTGEGVLAEFQGDTTSEQITQHIITNLPKNAILEKIEVYEIEPVESEKEFCIVESEKNRISTVLPYDLGICEDCKREFYDKSHRHYHNVFISCTNCGPRYTIIETLPYDRENTSMKQFKFCSDCEKEYFTADNRRFNAQSTTCPVCGPRLFLFSFAEKKHIHGEAIELLDFVSQKIEEGYIVAIKGIGGFHLVCDPYNEIVVKRLFESKRREGKPLALVARDIEVVKKYCHVNKMEEDIFSSPRCPIILFEKKTEHFSHVNSNLHTLGIMRAYTPILDYILSKTGRDFLIATSANLSGIPMIIDESDAIQKLDGTCDYVLYHNRKIVRRCDDSVAFVVKDKFVLTRPGRGFAPLRLKLSSTQFVEKNILALGGHEKATVALKKDDEVIVSQYLGDLDTKEYIDFYRSALSDLLFLYNLEYDYIACDLHKNYFSTALAEEIAQKNNKKIVYVQHHVAHVFSCMLENNLDSCIGFAFDGTGLGLDGNIWGSEGFIIDKSNVKRAFHLKYYPLVGGEKSIKEPVRLAYYFAYEIDKNFAEEYFANSNFLSKIVKAARLLNYPLCSSFGRIFDVVGVLLRCGEKNNFEAQIPMVLESIADKTEEGFYDFVMNFEHETEIDIVHILQQIINDIKRKADRSLISAKFHNTVAKIVVEVAKRLRENYNKDIVVLSGGVFQNRLLLEKTVSLLEKEGFKVYFNSFFPINDGGISAGQVYYTIQLLKNC, from the coding sequence ATGAAAAGGTACAGGTTTATATTTAAAGGGCTTGTGCAAGGGGTCGGTTTCCGACCCTTTATTTATAGTATTGCAAGAAAACTTGGACTTACTGGGTTTGTAAAAAATACTGGTGAAGGTGTTTTGGCTGAGTTTCAAGGGGATACAACTTCAGAGCAAATAACACAGCATATTATAACTAATCTTCCTAAAAATGCTATTTTAGAGAAAATTGAAGTTTATGAGATTGAACCGGTAGAGAGTGAAAAAGAGTTTTGTATTGTTGAGAGTGAAAAAAATAGGATTTCAACAGTCCTTCCTTATGACTTAGGGATATGTGAGGATTGCAAAAGAGAGTTTTATGACAAATCTCACAGACATTATCACAACGTATTTATTAGCTGTACAAACTGCGGACCAAGATACACAATTATTGAAACTTTACCATATGATAGAGAAAATACATCTATGAAGCAATTTAAGTTTTGCAGTGATTGCGAAAAAGAATACTTTACTGCGGACAACAGAAGATTCAATGCGCAGTCAACAACGTGCCCTGTGTGTGGACCAAGACTTTTTCTTTTTTCATTTGCTGAAAAAAAACATATCCATGGAGAGGCAATTGAACTTTTAGATTTTGTTTCTCAAAAAATTGAAGAGGGATATATAGTCGCAATAAAAGGGATAGGCGGCTTTCACTTGGTGTGTGACCCATACAATGAAATTGTGGTAAAAAGACTATTTGAAAGCAAGAGACGAGAAGGCAAGCCCTTAGCACTTGTTGCTCGGGACATTGAAGTAGTAAAAAAATATTGCCATGTCAATAAGATGGAAGAAGATATTTTTTCTTCTCCACGATGTCCTATAATTCTTTTTGAAAAAAAGACTGAGCATTTTTCACACGTGAATAGCAATCTTCACACCCTTGGCATAATGAGGGCGTACACCCCTATTTTGGACTATATCCTGAGCAAAACAGGCAGAGACTTTTTAATTGCAACCTCTGCCAACCTCTCAGGAATTCCAATGATTATTGACGAAAGCGATGCTATTCAAAAACTTGATGGTACCTGTGACTATGTGCTCTATCACAACAGAAAAATAGTTCGAAGATGCGATGATAGCGTTGCTTTTGTTGTAAAAGATAAGTTTGTACTGACAAGACCAGGAAGAGGTTTTGCTCCTCTGAGACTAAAACTTTCTTCAACACAATTTGTAGAGAAAAATATCTTAGCATTAGGAGGTCATGAGAAGGCTACAGTTGCTTTAAAAAAAGACGATGAGGTTATTGTGAGCCAATACCTGGGTGACCTTGACACAAAAGAGTATATAGACTTTTACAGGTCTGCACTAAGTGACCTTCTTTTTCTTTACAACTTAGAATATGATTATATTGCCTGTGATTTGCACAAAAACTATTTTTCAACCGCCCTTGCTGAGGAGATTGCTCAAAAAAATAACAAAAAAATTGTGTATGTTCAGCATCATGTAGCTCATGTGTTTTCGTGCATGCTTGAAAATAATTTAGATAGCTGTATAGGCTTTGCATTTGACGGTACAGGCTTGGGATTGGATGGGAACATATGGGGAAGTGAAGGATTTATAATTGATAAAAGCAATGTGAAAAGAGCATTTCATCTAAAGTACTATCCTTTAGTGGGCGGAGAAAAATCTATAAAAGAACCTGTGAGACTGGCATACTATTTTGCGTATGAAATTGATAAAAACTTTGCGGAGGAATATTTTGCAAATTCTAATTTTCTTTCGAAAATTGTAAAGGCAGCAAGGTTACTGAATTACCCTCTTTGCTCAAGTTTTGGAAGGATATTTGATGTTGTTGGTGTGCTTTTAAGGTGTGGTGAGAAAAACAATTTTGAAGCCCAGATTCCAATGGTTTTAGAAAGTATTGCTGATAAGACCGAAGAAGGGTTTTATGATTTTGTTATGAATTTTGAACATGAAACTGAAATAGATATTGTGCATATACTACAACAAATTATTAATGATATTAAAAGAAAGGCTGACAGAAGCTTGATTTCTGCGAAATTTCACAACACCGTTGCAAAAATAGTTGTTGAAGTGGCAAAGAGGTTGAGAGAAAATTATAATAAAGACATTGTAGTACTATCTGGTGGAGTGTTCCAAAACAGGCTTTTGCTTGAAAAGACAGTATCTTTGCTTGAGAAAGAAGGTTTTAAAGTGTATTTTAATTCTTTTTTCCCTATAAACGATGGGGGAATTTCAGCTGGACAAGTATATTATACAATCCAATTATTAAAAAATTGTTAA
- a CDS encoding respiratory chain complex I subunit 1 family protein: MNQVLITLAAVVLSPIVGGLLTGIDRKITARMQNRFGPPILQPFYDLFKLFSKETIVVSNTQILYAFLFLMFNIVAVVMFVLKMDLLLILFILAFATTALILGAMATNSPYSRIGAHRELISVLAYEPVLIAMIVAIYFVTGSFNIEDILKHRSLLILDLPFIFIAFSYVLTIKLRKSPFDLSTSHHGHQELVKGITTEFAGPVLGLIELGHWYELVLLLLFVWLFFAKNIFVAIVAILICYFLEIVIDNISARLTWKIMLRLTWSVAFGFALVNLIWVYIKYRLL; this comes from the coding sequence GTGAATCAGGTTTTGATTACACTTGCAGCTGTGGTACTTTCGCCTATAGTTGGCGGACTTTTAACTGGGATTGACCGCAAAATAACAGCAAGAATGCAAAACAGGTTTGGACCGCCTATCTTGCAGCCTTTTTACGACCTTTTTAAACTATTTTCAAAAGAGACCATTGTTGTTTCGAACACTCAGATTTTATATGCATTTTTGTTTCTAATGTTTAACATTGTTGCAGTTGTGATGTTTGTGCTCAAGATGGACCTTCTTTTGATTTTATTTATTCTTGCATTTGCTACAACAGCGCTCATTCTTGGAGCAATGGCAACAAATTCGCCATATTCAAGGATAGGCGCTCACAGGGAATTGATATCTGTACTTGCATATGAGCCTGTTTTAATTGCTATGATAGTAGCAATTTACTTTGTGACTGGGAGTTTCAATATAGAAGATATTTTGAAACACAGAAGCCTTTTGATATTAGATTTGCCATTTATCTTCATAGCATTCAGCTATGTTTTGACTATTAAGCTGCGAAAATCTCCGTTTGATTTATCAACTTCACACCATGGTCATCAGGAACTTGTAAAGGGCATTACAACAGAGTTTGCAGGCCCTGTTCTTGGCTTGATTGAGCTTGGTCACTGGTACGAGCTTGTGCTTTTACTTCTTTTTGTGTGGCTATTTTTTGCAAAAAACATCTTTGTCGCGATAGTAGCAATTTTAATTTGCTACTTTTTAGAGATTGTAATTGACAATATCTCAGCAAGGCTTACATGGAAGATAATGCTACGGCTTACTTGGTCAGTAGCATTTGGTTTTGCGCTTGTCAATCTTATTTGGGTATATATAAAGTATAGGTTATTATAA
- the hypA gene encoding hydrogenase maturation nickel metallochaperone HypA: MHEYFVTQQLVKIAEEELKNIDFKKVTEIKVVVGELSGIIDESLKFYFDILTKGTILEGAELKIITKKALLYCQKCSEYFERTKDFTCPKCLSLGKLTEHGKEFYIESIEVDD, encoded by the coding sequence ATGCATGAGTATTTTGTTACACAGCAGCTTGTAAAGATTGCAGAAGAGGAGCTGAAAAATATCGACTTTAAAAAGGTTACAGAGATTAAAGTTGTAGTTGGGGAGCTTAGCGGAATTATTGACGAGTCGCTAAAATTTTATTTTGATATCCTAACAAAAGGAACAATCTTAGAAGGTGCAGAGCTCAAAATAATTACCAAAAAGGCTCTTTTGTACTGTCAAAAATGCAGTGAATATTTTGAAAGAACAAAAGATTTTACGTGTCCAAAATGTTTGTCATTAGGCAAGCTTACAGAACATGGTAAGGAATTTTACATTGAGTCTATAGAGGTAGATGATTGA
- a CDS encoding nickel-dependent hydrogenase large subunit has protein sequence MGKRTIVPFGPQHPVLPEPLQLRLVLEDEKVVEAIPAIGYVHRGLEKLAEEKDINQNIYVVERVCGICSFQQALAYCQGIEELMGIEVPDRARYLRVIWAELHRLHSHHLWLGLLADAFGFESLFMQCWRNRELVMDLMEATAGSRVIISTNIIGGVRRDIDLDKQKFILNNLAKLEEELKKIEGSFLNDYTVKKRLVGVGVLSKQEAYELGCVGPMARASGISMDLRTLGYAAYGELDFEPVVENDGDCYARLKVRLRECYQSIDLIRQAISKMPEGEISTPVKGFPNGEVISRVEQPRGEDVYYIKANGTKNLERLRIRTPTFANIPALVKMLQGVDFADVPMLVLTIDPCISCTER, from the coding sequence TTGGGGAAAAGAACAATAGTTCCGTTTGGTCCACAGCATCCTGTTTTGCCGGAACCTCTGCAGCTTAGGCTTGTTTTAGAGGACGAAAAAGTTGTTGAAGCGATACCTGCAATAGGTTATGTTCATAGAGGACTTGAAAAACTTGCTGAGGAAAAGGATATAAATCAGAACATATATGTAGTTGAAAGAGTTTGTGGTATATGCAGTTTTCAGCAGGCTTTGGCTTATTGCCAGGGAATTGAAGAGCTAATGGGCATTGAAGTGCCCGACAGAGCAAGGTATTTGCGAGTTATTTGGGCAGAGCTTCACAGGCTTCACAGCCACCATTTGTGGCTTGGGCTATTGGCTGACGCTTTTGGTTTTGAAAGTCTTTTTATGCAGTGCTGGAGAAATAGAGAGCTTGTGATGGATCTTATGGAAGCAACAGCAGGTTCAAGAGTTATAATTTCCACAAATATAATTGGTGGGGTTAGAAGAGATATAGACCTTGATAAGCAAAAGTTCATTTTAAATAACCTTGCAAAATTGGAAGAGGAGCTAAAGAAGATAGAAGGTTCGTTTTTGAACGATTATACAGTCAAGAAAAGACTTGTAGGTGTTGGAGTTCTGAGCAAGCAAGAAGCTTACGAGCTTGGCTGTGTAGGACCAATGGCAAGGGCAAGCGGAATTAGTATGGACCTACGAACCCTTGGATATGCAGCATATGGAGAGCTTGACTTTGAACCTGTTGTGGAAAATGACGGAGACTGCTATGCAAGACTGAAAGTGAGACTTCGCGAGTGCTATCAGTCAATTGACCTTATTCGTCAGGCTATATCTAAGATGCCAGAAGGTGAGATTTCAACGCCGGTCAAAGGATTTCCAAACGGTGAGGTTATTTCAAGGGTTGAACAGCCACGAGGAGAAGATGTATATTATATAAAGGCAAACGGGACAAAGAACTTAGAAAGGCTCAGAATCAGAACACCAACATTTGCAAATATTCCTGCGCTTGTGAAGATGCTTCAGGGTGTGGATTTTGCAGATGTTCCAATGCTTGTTTTGACAATCGACCCATGTATTTCGTGTACCGAAAGGTAA
- the hypD gene encoding hydrogenase formation protein HypD — protein MQTLEKANAIVNTIKNNIEKIGRQLRIIEVCGTHTVSIYRNGFHTLFKGYIDFISGPGCPVCVTHEGYIDNLIELAKMNYTIYTFGDLLKVPGKSMSLAEAKAEGAKIKIMYSPVDAAENIAEDEEAIIAAVGFETTVPAFALSLEKVLEKGLKNVKFACELKTIDQPLKVLLKDHIKVDGLILPGHVATILGVDGFRFVEEFKLPSVISGFEKYDILLSLLSLTQSILNNDFTVKNEYKRVVKKEGNTVAKRYIERFFERTDAYFRGLGLIEGGGLRLKSEYSAFSVQLKYEYESLSNSACRCTDVLTGKLKPFECPLFEKVCTPQTPKGACMVSQEGSCNAYFRFGKWK, from the coding sequence ATGCAAACTCTTGAAAAGGCAAATGCTATTGTTAACACGATAAAAAACAACATTGAAAAGATTGGCAGGCAGCTAAGAATAATTGAGGTGTGTGGTACCCATACTGTTTCAATTTACCGAAACGGTTTTCATACTCTTTTTAAAGGATATATAGATTTTATTTCAGGTCCTGGCTGCCCAGTTTGCGTAACTCATGAAGGGTATATAGACAATCTCATTGAGCTTGCAAAAATGAACTATACTATCTACACTTTTGGAGACCTACTGAAAGTTCCAGGAAAGAGTATGTCTTTAGCTGAGGCAAAAGCAGAAGGTGCCAAGATTAAAATTATGTATTCACCGGTTGATGCTGCTGAGAATATAGCCGAAGATGAAGAAGCAATAATTGCTGCAGTGGGGTTTGAGACAACAGTTCCAGCATTTGCTCTAAGCCTAGAAAAGGTATTGGAAAAGGGTTTGAAGAATGTCAAATTTGCATGTGAGCTTAAAACCATTGACCAGCCGCTAAAAGTTCTTTTAAAAGACCACATAAAAGTGGACGGGCTTATCCTGCCAGGACATGTTGCGACAATCTTGGGTGTTGATGGATTTAGGTTTGTTGAGGAGTTTAAACTTCCTTCTGTAATATCTGGATTTGAAAAGTATGATATTTTGCTTTCTTTGCTGAGTTTGACACAAAGTATCTTAAATAATGATTTTACTGTAAAAAATGAGTACAAGAGAGTGGTAAAAAAAGAAGGTAACACAGTTGCTAAAAGGTATATAGAGAGGTTTTTTGAAAGAACTGATGCGTATTTTAGAGGACTTGGCTTGATTGAGGGGGGTGGGTTGAGACTTAAAAGTGAGTATTCTGCCTTTTCAGTCCAGCTTAAATATGAATATGAAAGTCTTTCTAATTCTGCGTGCAGATGTACAGATGTGCTCACAGGCAAATTAAAGCCTTTTGAATGTCCTCTTTTTGAAAAGGTGTGCACACCTCAGACACCAAAAGGTGCGTGTATGGTATCACAAGAAGGTTCTTGCAATGCATACTTTAGATTCGGGAAGTGGAAATGA
- the hypE gene encoding hydrogenase expression/formation protein HypE — translation MMRTIRKEHGNGGKQTYELIDGLFKPIFGSEILKSADDSTIFSLNDMKVGISTDSFVVKPYFFKGGDIGKLAVCGTVNDLAVAGLEPKYITVSFIIEEGFSMDDLERITMSIKKYADLARVEVVAGDTKVVEKGAADGIFINTTGLGVARDTKKMPSISKIESNQVVIVSGDIGRHGACIYSHNEDLGFEERIESDCGLLLDVISELMQEVDVAYMKDLTRGGLATALNEIVQKSGFDIKVEEEKIPVADEVKALCDILGLDSYYLACEGRFVAIVNRDEKEKAIEILRKYNGFACEIGTVEESREKRVYLSTTFGGTRILDMLYYEMLPRIC, via the coding sequence ATGATGAGGACTATTCGCAAGGAACATGGCAATGGCGGGAAACAGACATATGAGCTGATTGACGGCCTTTTCAAGCCAATATTTGGTTCTGAAATATTGAAAAGTGCCGATGATTCAACAATATTTTCCTTAAACGATATGAAAGTTGGAATATCAACAGATTCATTTGTAGTAAAGCCATATTTTTTTAAAGGAGGAGATATTGGGAAGCTTGCTGTATGTGGTACGGTAAATGACTTAGCTGTTGCAGGACTTGAACCAAAGTATATTACCGTTTCTTTTATAATTGAAGAAGGATTTTCCATGGATGATTTAGAGAGGATTACAATGTCAATAAAGAAATATGCAGATTTGGCAAGAGTTGAGGTTGTTGCAGGGGATACAAAGGTTGTGGAAAAGGGTGCGGCAGATGGAATATTCATAAATACAACCGGTTTGGGTGTTGCAAGAGATACCAAAAAAATGCCTTCCATTTCAAAAATAGAAAGTAATCAAGTTGTGATTGTCAGTGGGGATATAGGAAGACACGGAGCATGCATATATTCTCACAATGAAGACCTTGGGTTTGAAGAAAGGATAGAATCCGACTGTGGGCTTTTGTTAGATGTCATTTCAGAGCTGATGCAAGAAGTAGATGTTGCGTATATGAAAGACCTTACAAGAGGTGGGCTTGCCACAGCTTTAAATGAGATTGTCCAAAAGTCTGGATTTGATATAAAGGTTGAGGAAGAAAAGATACCTGTGGCAGATGAGGTAAAAGCTCTGTGCGATATCCTGGGGCTTGATAGCTATTATCTTGCCTGTGAAGGTAGGTTTGTTGCAATTGTAAATAGGGATGAAAAAGAGAAAGCTATTGAGATTTTGAGAAAATACAATGGGTTTGCATGCGAGATTGGGACAGTGGAGGAAAGTAGGGAAAAGAGAGTATATCTGTCAACCACCTTTGGCGGCACGAGAATTTTGGACATGCTTTATTATGAGATGTTACCAAGGATTTGCTAA
- the hypB gene encoding hydrogenase nickel incorporation protein HypB — translation MEIKVIKNILERNQNAADNIRRLADENKWYIVNVMGSPGAGKTSFIKCMIENLKDVFNIAVIEGDVASTIDAEQIANYGVKVLQINTGGACHLVADSIAEAIDTLNLLPKMVIFVENIGNLICPSSFDLGENMRVVVSSAAEGDDKPYKYPIMFEKADVIVLSKIDIVDAIGFDMQRYKKGLEAIKDKDLKLFEVSFRTKEGVESLVNYFYTLLDSYFKK, via the coding sequence ATGGAAATAAAGGTAATAAAAAATATTTTAGAGCGAAATCAAAATGCAGCCGACAATATAAGAAGGTTAGCAGATGAAAATAAATGGTATATTGTAAATGTGATGGGGTCACCTGGTGCAGGTAAGACATCTTTTATTAAGTGTATGATAGAAAATCTCAAAGATGTATTTAACATTGCAGTAATCGAAGGTGATGTTGCTTCAACAATTGATGCCGAGCAAATTGCAAACTACGGAGTTAAAGTTTTGCAGATAAACACAGGCGGTGCCTGCCATTTAGTTGCAGATAGTATTGCAGAAGCAATAGATACTCTTAACCTTTTACCTAAAATGGTAATCTTTGTTGAAAATATTGGCAATCTTATCTGTCCATCGTCGTTTGATTTAGGAGAAAACATGAGAGTTGTTGTATCTTCTGCTGCAGAGGGTGATGACAAGCCATATAAATATCCTATAATGTTTGAAAAAGCTGACGTTATTGTTCTGTCAAAGATTGATATAGTGGATGCCATTGGTTTTGATATGCAAAGATACAAAAAGGGTTTAGAAGCTATAAAAGACAAAGATTTAAAACTGTTTGAGGTATCGTTCAGGACAAAAGAAGGTGTGGAAAGCCTCGTTAATTACTTTTATACTCTTTTAGATTCATATTTCAAAAAGTAG
- a CDS encoding 3-methyl-2-oxobutanoate dehydrogenase subunit VorB, translated as MKILMKGNEAIAEAALRAGCECFFGYPITPQTELLQYMAKKLLKNGGVFIQAESEVGAINMAYGASSCGKRVMTSSSGPGISLKQEGISYLAGAELPCVIVNIMRGGPGLGNINAAQSDYLQATKGGGHGDYKVIVLAPSSVQEAVELTIKAFDLADKYRNPVMILGDGMLGQMMEVVEFDENYQPQKVEKLWAVTGERNREKRVTNSLYIVPEELEKHNLKLKEKYKKIKENEVMVEEYLADDAKVIFVSFGMCARIVKSAVNRLRQAGEKVGLVRPITLWPFPENELKSYALKEEVEFFIDVEMNLGQMLEDVKLSLEGKKEVHFYGRTGGMVPTIQEIMDFYYSLKK; from the coding sequence TTGAAAATTCTTATGAAAGGAAATGAAGCCATTGCTGAGGCAGCACTGAGGGCTGGCTGTGAATGTTTTTTTGGGTATCCAATCACCCCTCAGACAGAACTTCTGCAGTATATGGCTAAAAAGCTTTTAAAAAATGGCGGTGTATTTATTCAGGCAGAGAGCGAAGTTGGAGCAATTAACATGGCATATGGTGCATCGAGCTGTGGCAAGCGGGTTATGACATCATCATCTGGTCCAGGAATAAGCCTTAAACAAGAGGGTATATCATATTTAGCAGGTGCAGAACTTCCATGCGTGATTGTCAACATTATGAGAGGTGGACCAGGGCTTGGCAATATAAATGCTGCCCAGTCTGATTATCTTCAGGCTACAAAAGGTGGCGGACATGGAGATTATAAGGTGATTGTACTTGCTCCATCTTCTGTGCAAGAAGCAGTGGAACTTACAATAAAGGCGTTTGACCTTGCAGACAAGTACCGAAACCCTGTTATGATTTTGGGTGATGGAATGCTTGGACAGATGATGGAGGTTGTTGAGTTCGACGAAAACTATCAACCACAAAAGGTAGAAAAACTATGGGCGGTGACAGGCGAGAGAAATAGAGAAAAAAGAGTGACAAACTCTCTTTATATTGTTCCAGAAGAGCTTGAAAAACATAATTTAAAGCTAAAGGAAAAGTACAAAAAAATAAAGGAAAATGAGGTAATGGTCGAAGAATACTTAGCAGATGATGCAAAGGTTATTTTTGTCTCATTTGGAATGTGTGCAAGGATTGTAAAAAGTGCTGTAAACAGATTAAGACAAGCTGGTGAGAAGGTTGGGCTTGTAAGACCAATTACGCTTTGGCCATTTCCAGAAAATGAGCTAAAAAGTTATGCATTAAAAGAGGAAGTAGAATTTTTTATTGACGTTGAGATGAATTTAGGACAGATGCTTGAGGATGTTAAGCTTTCTTTGGAAGGGAAAAAAGAAGTACACTTTTATGGAAGAACAGGCGGCATGGTTCCCACAATTCAAGAAATAATGGACTTTTATTATTCCCTTAAAAAGTAG